The following proteins are encoded in a genomic region of Deinococcus radiopugnans ATCC 19172:
- a CDS encoding putative bifunctional diguanylate cyclase/phosphodiesterase, translating to MSLLATLLLALAHLGWAALHPGGQGRLLQTCSLGVLYASALTCWFAARVTPETALTWRWMAWALGIYAVSNTVYVLLEQRNGAVPFPSVLDAFYLGFYGLFSAACLALPRRPLRQAEAWRLTLDVGIVAGALGVLLWYGALASRLGTAQTTLIGSLVSLAYPGAGLSALGLLLLVIRRRERFQLEESLLALGLIIFVIADTLYLFLGDHGGFASGLPVDLLWTAGATLFALAAWHSPRAVPLGRPLTAVIRAAPRFTRPLYTLAPYLGLIVCFAMALLTHGEDTLAARGVLWGTAGVTLLVAARQLAALTDNAALTAQLAALNATLESRVTARTAEVERGRAQLEAHALELAWQAHHDSLTGLPNRAGFLTALGEAVERQQAPAEAGLPADLLAVLFLDLDGFKGINDTLGHTVGDQLLIKVAARLRGAQQPGEFTARLGGDEFMVLTSQPPQARARQVLELFTAPFDLSGRPVRISASVGVSVYPDSGQDAESLYMHADVAMYEAKRAGKDAARVFQPQMAGQRSQTPPEERLRGALERGEFSLFYQPICNAARQTVTLEALLRWHSPELGLLAPGQFLPAAQRLGLEDRLGDWVLNEACAQLARWHAAGHADLRVAVNISRSQLERPDLPGQVGTALARHRLSGSCVEFELAAPLPVGAEGQAIPVMRAVQEQGVRWSLCGFGAAQSALTPLLRLPVQTLKLDRGLIGALDGPPDGQAQARRAVQASVALAGALGLSVVAEGVETHAQWAAATALGCDLGQGFWLGHPQNTAKTTARLGHALEQPHPPG from the coding sequence GTGTCTCTGCTGGCCACCCTGCTCCTGGCACTGGCCCATCTGGGCTGGGCGGCGCTGCACCCGGGCGGCCAGGGCCGGCTGCTCCAGACCTGCTCGCTGGGGGTCCTGTACGCCTCGGCCCTGACCTGCTGGTTCGCGGCGCGCGTCACCCCCGAGACGGCGCTGACCTGGCGCTGGATGGCGTGGGCACTGGGGATCTACGCCGTGAGCAATACCGTCTACGTCCTGCTGGAACAGCGGAACGGGGCCGTGCCGTTTCCCTCGGTGCTGGACGCGTTCTACCTGGGTTTCTACGGGCTGTTCAGCGCGGCCTGTCTGGCCCTGCCGCGGCGGCCCCTGCGCCAGGCCGAGGCGTGGCGGCTGACCCTGGACGTGGGCATCGTGGCGGGCGCCCTGGGCGTGCTGCTGTGGTACGGCGCGCTGGCGTCCCGGCTGGGCACGGCCCAGACCACGCTGATCGGCAGTCTGGTCAGCCTGGCCTACCCCGGCGCCGGGCTGTCTGCGCTGGGCCTGCTGCTGCTGGTGATCCGGCGCCGCGAACGCTTCCAGCTGGAAGAAAGCCTGCTGGCGCTGGGCCTCATCATTTTCGTGATCGCCGACACGCTGTACCTGTTTCTGGGAGACCACGGCGGCTTCGCGTCGGGGCTGCCGGTGGACCTGCTGTGGACCGCCGGGGCCACGCTGTTTGCGCTGGCCGCCTGGCATTCGCCGCGGGCCGTGCCGCTGGGCCGTCCGCTGACGGCGGTGATCCGCGCCGCGCCCCGGTTCACCCGTCCGCTGTACACCCTGGCCCCCTATCTGGGCCTGATCGTCTGCTTCGCCATGGCCCTGCTGACCCACGGCGAGGACACGCTGGCCGCCCGTGGCGTGCTGTGGGGGACGGCGGGCGTGACCCTGCTGGTGGCCGCCCGGCAGCTGGCCGCCCTGACCGACAATGCCGCCCTGACCGCGCAGCTGGCCGCGCTGAACGCCACGCTGGAAAGCCGGGTGACCGCCCGCACCGCCGAGGTCGAGCGGGGCCGCGCCCAGCTGGAGGCACACGCCCTCGAGCTGGCCTGGCAGGCCCACCACGATTCGCTGACCGGCCTGCCCAACCGCGCCGGCTTTCTGACCGCGCTGGGCGAGGCAGTGGAGCGTCAGCAGGCGCCGGCTGAGGCAGGGCTGCCGGCTGACCTACTGGCCGTCCTGTTTCTCGATCTGGACGGCTTCAAGGGGATCAACGACACGCTGGGCCACACGGTGGGCGATCAGCTGCTGATCAAGGTGGCGGCCCGTCTGCGCGGCGCACAGCAACCCGGCGAATTCACGGCCCGGCTGGGCGGCGACGAGTTTATGGTGCTGACCTCGCAGCCGCCGCAAGCCCGTGCCCGGCAGGTGCTGGAACTGTTCACCGCCCCCTTTGACCTGTCGGGCCGCCCGGTCAGGATCAGCGCATCGGTGGGCGTCAGCGTGTATCCGGACAGCGGCCAGGACGCCGAGAGCCTGTACATGCACGCCGACGTCGCCATGTACGAGGCCAAGCGCGCCGGCAAGGACGCGGCCCGCGTCTTCCAGCCGCAGATGGCCGGGCAACGGTCCCAGACGCCACCCGAGGAGCGGCTGCGCGGCGCGCTGGAGCGCGGTGAATTCAGCCTGTTCTACCAGCCCATCTGCAATGCGGCGCGGCAGACCGTGACCCTGGAGGCGCTGCTGCGTTGGCACAGCCCCGAACTGGGGCTGCTGGCGCCGGGCCAGTTCCTGCCGGCGGCCCAGCGGCTGGGCCTGGAGGACCGGCTGGGCGACTGGGTGCTGAACGAGGCCTGCGCCCAGCTCGCGCGCTGGCACGCGGCAGGTCACGCCGATCTGCGGGTGGCGGTGAACATCTCGCGCAGCCAGCTGGAGCGTCCGGACCTGCCCGGGCAGGTGGGCACGGCGCTCGCCCGGCACCGCCTCAGCGGTAGCTGTGTGGAGTTCGAGCTGGCCGCGCCGCTGCCCGTCGGGGCTGAGGGGCAGGCCATACCTGTGATGCGCGCCGTGCAGGAACAGGGCGTGCGCTGGTCCCTGTGCGGCTTCGGCGCGGCGCAGTCGGCGCTGACGCCCCTGCTGCGCCTGCCCGTGCAGACCCTCAAGCTGGACCGTGGCCTGATCGGCGCCCTGGACGGTCCCCCGGACGGGCAGGCCCAGGCCCGACGCGCCGTGCAGGCCAGCGTCGCCCTGGCCGGGGCGCTGGGCCTGAGCGTGGTGGCCGAGGGGGTGGAAACCCACGCGCAGTGGGCCGCAGCGACGGCGCTGGGCTGTGACCTGGGCCAGGGCTTCTGGCTGGGCCATCCCCAGAACACGGCAAAAACAACCGCCCGTCTGGGCCACGCCCTGGAACAGCCGCACCCGCCGGGATGA
- the acs gene encoding acetate--CoA ligase: MTHPTSSDHIDNVLHETRVIQPPADFAASAQVTREEYERRYRQSLDDPDTFWAGVAGELSWMKPWDTVLDWQEPHAQWFVGGQTNLAYNALDRQVERGLGSKRAFVWEGEDGEVRTFTYSELLAQVKRAANALLALGVQKGDRVTLYLPLIPEAAIAMLACARIGAVHSVVFGGFSVSALSDRMNDADSKLLITADAGLRRGGLVNLKANADEAAARTPCLEHMLVVNRADSNPPMQEGRDVWWHEALAAASDEHEAVSLDSEHPLFVLYTSGSTGKPKGVLHTTGGYMVGTYLTTGTVFDLKDDDVFWCTADVGWVTGHSYSVYGPLLNGATVMLYEGAPNHPDWGRFWAIVQKHGVTILYTAPTAIRALMRQGDEIPAKYDLSSLRLLGSVGEPINPEAWVWYARVIGGGRCPVIDTWWQTETGSIMLTTLPGAHPAKPGSAGLPMYGIEPAIMTRDGQELGPDDGGLLVIKRPWPSMLRTVYGDDERYRKTYWGEIPHVYFAGDGARRDADGYITVMGRVDDVLNVSGHRLGTMEIESALVAHPSVSEAAVVGRPDDLKGESVVAFVLPQGDQTVDPAALRAYVTREIGALARPDAIYIADALPKTRSGKIMRRFLRQIAAGRAIEGDTSTLEDPGVLERLAETDAV, from the coding sequence ATGACGCACCCGACATCCAGCGATCACATCGACAATGTCCTGCACGAGACCCGCGTGATCCAGCCGCCCGCCGACTTTGCGGCCTCGGCACAGGTCACCCGCGAGGAGTACGAGCGCCGCTACCGTCAGAGCCTGGACGATCCCGATACCTTCTGGGCCGGCGTGGCCGGGGAACTGAGCTGGATGAAGCCCTGGGACACGGTGCTCGACTGGCAGGAGCCGCACGCCCAGTGGTTCGTGGGCGGCCAGACCAATCTCGCCTACAACGCGCTGGACCGTCAGGTGGAGCGCGGCCTGGGCAGCAAGCGGGCCTTTGTCTGGGAGGGCGAGGACGGCGAGGTACGAACCTTCACGTATTCCGAACTGCTCGCGCAGGTCAAGCGGGCGGCCAACGCGCTGCTGGCGCTGGGCGTGCAGAAGGGCGACCGCGTGACCCTGTACCTGCCACTGATCCCGGAGGCCGCGATTGCCATGCTGGCCTGCGCCCGGATTGGCGCGGTGCACAGCGTGGTGTTCGGGGGCTTTTCCGTCTCGGCCCTAAGTGACCGCATGAACGACGCGGACAGCAAGCTGCTGATCACCGCTGACGCGGGGCTGCGGCGCGGCGGGCTGGTGAACCTCAAGGCCAACGCCGACGAGGCTGCGGCCAGGACGCCCTGCCTGGAGCACATGCTGGTGGTCAACCGGGCCGACTCGAACCCCCCGATGCAGGAGGGCCGCGACGTGTGGTGGCACGAGGCGCTGGCGGCCGCCTCCGACGAGCACGAGGCCGTCTCCCTGGACAGCGAGCACCCGCTGTTCGTGCTGTACACCTCGGGCAGCACCGGCAAACCCAAGGGCGTGCTGCACACCACCGGCGGCTACATGGTGGGCACCTACCTGACCACCGGCACGGTCTTCGACCTGAAAGACGACGACGTGTTCTGGTGCACCGCCGACGTGGGCTGGGTCACCGGCCACAGCTACAGCGTGTACGGCCCGCTGCTGAACGGCGCCACCGTCATGCTGTACGAGGGCGCGCCCAACCACCCGGACTGGGGGCGCTTCTGGGCCATCGTGCAGAAGCATGGCGTCACCATTCTGTACACCGCGCCCACCGCCATCCGCGCGCTGATGCGGCAGGGCGACGAGATCCCTGCCAAATACGACCTGAGCAGCCTGCGCCTGCTGGGCTCGGTGGGCGAGCCGATCAACCCCGAGGCCTGGGTGTGGTACGCCCGCGTGATCGGCGGAGGGCGCTGCCCGGTGATCGACACGTGGTGGCAGACCGAGACCGGCTCGATCATGCTGACCACCCTGCCGGGGGCACATCCCGCCAAACCCGGCAGCGCGGGCCTGCCGATGTACGGCATCGAACCGGCGATCATGACCAGGGATGGTCAGGAGCTGGGGCCGGACGACGGCGGCCTGCTGGTGATCAAGCGCCCGTGGCCCAGCATGCTGCGCACCGTGTACGGCGACGACGAGCGCTACCGCAAAACGTACTGGGGCGAGATTCCGCACGTGTACTTCGCCGGGGACGGCGCGAGGCGCGACGCCGACGGGTACATCACCGTGATGGGGCGGGTGGACGACGTGCTGAACGTCTCGGGGCACCGCCTGGGCACCATGGAGATCGAGTCGGCCCTGGTGGCCCATCCCAGCGTGTCCGAGGCCGCCGTGGTGGGCCGCCCCGACGATCTCAAGGGCGAGAGCGTGGTGGCCTTCGTGCTGCCGCAGGGCGATCAGACAGTGGACCCGGCGGCCCTGCGCGCCTACGTGACCCGCGAGATCGGCGCGCTGGCCCGTCCAGACGCCATCTACATCGCCGACGCGCTGCCCAAGACCCGCAGCGGCAAGATCATGCGCCGCTTCCTGCGCCAGATCGCGGCGGGCCGGGCCATCGAGGGCGACACCAGCACCCTGGAAGACCCCGGCGTGCTGGAGCGGCTGGCCGAAACGGACGCCGTCTAG
- a CDS encoding 2'-5' RNA ligase family protein, with amino-acid sequence MAASFLLAAQPSPELAARLQTFRAAHHLKDAAAVPHITVKARSGLPPELDWQETLRGVVARHAPLPLSIGGPRQFGNDTALYLMVSSPEAVRLHLALLEALKPARFFGYEGPGLTLHLSLALKRRDVDLPGVLTAARTEFADLERAPLTFTARSITVMRKPGPGGVYAPLEDWPLLG; translated from the coding sequence ATGGCCGCCTCCTTCCTGCTGGCCGCACAGCCATCCCCTGAGCTGGCCGCGCGCCTCCAGACTTTCCGGGCGGCCCACCACCTAAAAGACGCCGCTGCGGTGCCGCACATCACCGTCAAGGCCCGCAGCGGCCTGCCCCCGGAACTGGACTGGCAGGAAACCTTGCGTGGGGTGGTGGCCCGGCACGCGCCACTGCCGCTGTCTATCGGCGGGCCGCGCCAGTTCGGCAACGACACCGCCCTGTACCTGATGGTGAGCAGTCCCGAAGCGGTGCGTCTGCATCTGGCCCTGCTCGAGGCCTTGAAACCCGCCCGCTTCTTCGGCTACGAGGGGCCGGGGTTGACGCTGCACCTCTCGCTGGCCCTGAAACGGCGCGACGTGGATCTGCCCGGAGTGCTGACGGCGGCGCGGACAGAATTCGCGGATCTGGAGCGGGCGCCGCTCACATTCACGGCCCGGAGCATCACCGTAATGCGCAAGCCGGGGCCGGGCGGTGTTTACGCGCCGCTGGAAGACTGGCCGCTGCTGGGGTAG
- a CDS encoding SDR family NAD(P)-dependent oxidoreductase → MNTLILGATGGIGAATARALAAAGATLTLSGRDEARLSALSSELGAASRVADVGYESHVKALFEGLESLDTLVYAAGAALPEPLKDADPGRVRAVWNANYFGALWVLKHGLGRMNKGGRVYLLGARPELVTARGFSQYAASKAALARAAEIARLEARGVTVTLVLPPAVDTGLWAQVGKAPRGAISPDQVAQAIAADRAGAGEPELRVSG, encoded by the coding sequence ATGAACACCCTGATTCTGGGCGCCACCGGCGGTATCGGCGCGGCAACAGCCCGCGCACTGGCCGCGGCGGGCGCCACCCTGACCCTCAGCGGACGCGACGAGGCCCGGCTCTCGGCGCTGAGCAGCGAACTGGGCGCGGCCTCCAGGGTCGCCGACGTGGGCTATGAAAGTCACGTCAAGGCGCTGTTTGAAGGGCTGGAGTCTCTGGACACCCTGGTCTACGCGGCGGGGGCCGCCCTGCCCGAACCGCTGAAGGACGCGGACCCTGGCCGGGTGCGGGCGGTGTGGAACGCCAACTATTTTGGGGCGCTGTGGGTCCTCAAGCACGGGCTGGGCCGCATGAACAAGGGCGGGCGGGTCTACCTGCTGGGTGCCCGCCCGGAACTGGTGACGGCTCGCGGCTTCTCGCAGTACGCCGCGAGCAAGGCGGCCCTGGCCCGCGCCGCCGAGATTGCCCGGCTGGAGGCGCGCGGCGTCACGGTCACGCTGGTGCTGCCTCCCGCCGTGGACACCGGATTGTGGGCGCAGGTGGGCAAGGCTCCCAGGGGCGCCATCTCGCCCGATCAGGTGGCGCAGGCCATCGCCGCAGACCGCGCCGGCGCAGGTGAGCCAGAACTCCGGGTGTCCGGCTGA
- a CDS encoding non-heme iron oxygenase ferredoxin subunit, with amino-acid sequence MNVTQNSERVRVGTQGEMPEGFQTAVDMDGISVLVVNYEGRFYALRNNCTHQDYPLLGGEVSMGRITCQKHGAKFELATGKAKSLPAVKPVRLFRTEIEDGVVYVSAL; translated from the coding sequence ATGAACGTCACACAGAACAGCGAACGGGTTCGCGTGGGCACCCAGGGCGAGATGCCCGAGGGTTTCCAGACCGCCGTGGACATGGACGGAATCAGCGTGTTGGTCGTGAACTACGAGGGGCGGTTCTACGCCCTGCGGAACAACTGCACCCATCAGGACTACCCGCTGCTGGGCGGCGAGGTGAGCATGGGCCGCATCACCTGCCAGAAGCACGGGGCGAAGTTCGAACTGGCCACCGGCAAGGCCAAATCCCTGCCCGCCGTCAAACCCGTCCGCCTGTTCAGGACCGAGATCGAGGACGGCGTGGTCTACGTCTCGGCGCTGTAG
- a CDS encoding ankyrin repeat domain-containing protein, whose amino-acid sequence MTSTSEKELFLAIRAGDGPAVRDLVAQDRTLLEALSPLGVSPVLFAAYYHHPAMARVLVEAGAALNIFEAAAIGEAQRVGALLDADPALLNAVSPDGFSPLGLAAFFGQAEVAARLLDRGADVNAVSHNAMRVGPLLSAVTGNHTELARMLVAAGADVNAAQQGGFTPLMGAAQNGNAELVRLLLSHGAVPDAVNENGLSAADLAQEEGHGEVLILLAGR is encoded by the coding sequence GTGACCAGCACCTCCGAAAAGGAACTGTTCCTGGCGATCCGCGCGGGTGACGGGCCGGCGGTGCGTGACCTGGTGGCCCAGGACCGCACGCTGCTGGAGGCACTCAGCCCGCTGGGCGTGTCGCCGGTCCTGTTCGCGGCCTACTACCACCATCCGGCGATGGCCCGCGTGCTGGTGGAGGCGGGCGCGGCGCTGAACATCTTTGAGGCGGCGGCCATCGGGGAGGCGCAGCGGGTGGGGGCGCTGCTGGACGCCGATCCCGCCCTGCTGAACGCGGTCAGCCCCGATGGGTTCTCCCCGCTGGGCCTCGCAGCCTTTTTTGGACAGGCCGAGGTGGCGGCGCGGCTGCTCGACCGTGGGGCGGACGTGAACGCGGTCAGCCACAACGCCATGCGGGTGGGACCGCTGCTCTCGGCGGTTACCGGGAACCACACCGAACTGGCCCGGATGCTGGTGGCGGCGGGGGCGGACGTGAACGCCGCGCAGCAGGGGGGCTTCACCCCACTGATGGGCGCGGCGCAGAACGGCAACGCCGAACTGGTCAGGTTGTTGCTCTCGCACGGGGCGGTGCCGGACGCCGTGAACGAGAATGGACTCAGCGCCGCCGATCTGGCGCAGGAGGAGGGCCACGGCGAGGTCCTGATTCTCCTGGCGGGACGCTGA
- a CDS encoding acetyl-CoA C-acetyltransferase: MTQDGTKIVIVAARRTPIGSFLGGLKDVSAAKLGVAAARAVAEGLPGDDIADVIVGNVLQAGVGMNVARQVALGAGLADHVPGLTVNRVCGSGLQAVISAAQGLKAGDGRLYLAGGTESMSRAPYLLPRAREGYRLGHATALDSILSEGLTDVFNDYHMGITAENIAAQWGITREDQDAFALESQNRAAAALAGGHFADELVAVDVPGKKGPTTFDTDEYPRATSAEALAKLRPAFKKDGTVTAGNASGLNDGAAMLAVTTEDYAKANGLSILAEISGYAAIGVDPKVMGIGPAKAVPIALERAGLTLTDVDLLELNEAFAAQSLAVLRDLGADPARVNITGGAIALGHPIGASGARVLVTLIHALRRTRQETGVASLCIGGGMGIAVVVRARQ; encoded by the coding sequence ATGACTCAAGACGGAACGAAGATCGTGATCGTGGCGGCCCGGCGCACGCCGATTGGCAGTTTTCTGGGCGGGCTCAAGGACGTGTCCGCCGCCAAACTGGGCGTGGCGGCTGCGCGGGCCGTGGCCGAGGGACTGCCGGGCGACGACATCGCCGACGTGATCGTGGGCAACGTGCTACAGGCGGGCGTGGGCATGAACGTGGCGCGGCAGGTGGCGCTGGGCGCGGGCCTGGCGGACCATGTGCCGGGCCTGACGGTCAACCGCGTGTGCGGCAGCGGACTCCAGGCGGTGATCAGCGCCGCGCAGGGCCTCAAGGCCGGGGACGGCCGGCTGTACCTGGCCGGCGGCACCGAGTCCATGAGCCGCGCCCCGTACCTGCTGCCCCGCGCCCGTGAGGGCTACCGCCTGGGCCACGCGACGGCGCTGGACAGCATCCTGAGTGAGGGCCTGACCGACGTGTTCAACGACTACCACATGGGCATCACGGCGGAGAACATCGCCGCGCAGTGGGGCATCACGCGCGAGGACCAGGACGCCTTCGCGCTGGAAAGCCAGAACCGCGCTGCCGCCGCGCTGGCCGGCGGCCACTTCGCCGACGAACTGGTGGCGGTGGACGTGCCGGGGAAGAAGGGCCCCACCACCTTCGACACCGACGAGTACCCGCGCGCCACCTCGGCTGAGGCACTGGCGAAACTGCGCCCGGCCTTCAAAAAGGACGGCACGGTGACGGCCGGCAATGCCAGCGGCCTGAACGACGGCGCGGCCATGCTGGCGGTGACCACCGAGGACTACGCGAAAGCCAACGGCCTGAGCATCCTGGCCGAGATCAGCGGCTACGCGGCCATCGGCGTCGATCCGAAAGTCATGGGCATCGGCCCGGCGAAGGCCGTGCCCATCGCGCTGGAGCGGGCCGGACTGACCCTGACGGACGTGGACCTGCTGGAGCTGAACGAGGCCTTCGCCGCGCAGTCGCTGGCCGTGCTGCGCGATCTGGGGGCGGACCCGGCGCGGGTGAACATCACCGGGGGCGCGATTGCGCTGGGCCACCCCATCGGCGCTTCGGGGGCGCGGGTGCTGGTCACGCTGATTCACGCGCTGCGGCGCACCCGCCAGGAAACCGGGGTGGCCAGCCTGTGCATCGGCGGCGGCATGGGCATCGCCGTGGTGGTCCGGGCCAGGCAGTAG
- a CDS encoding 4Fe-4S binding protein — MLQGLLSRLDDSGNLVPRYTPPRCLLERQAVGGCTICHDVCPHNAILTGLVGVAVQIDPDACTGCGLCVQACPTGALEYALQPTLQNVRDQKAEDGAAAGEGEASLTCPQSGAGGPQLPCLGRVTPAVLSAAGAWGTPLTLIHGACETCPVGAPDVPQRLDAVVAETGKLRAATGQPARITVRAATPEDAERAVRVSRRGAFGALFRAGKAQLAQSIPESPLPFVDWSEPEERTPEEWKWRRLALKPAPAAETPIHWPAPVVDDTCIDCPVCHNVCPTDAIDRQIQDDGGVSLLLNLSACTGCMACLRSCPPQAIHEQPEWLPAAFAGPILLREGESVM; from the coding sequence ATGCTTCAGGGCCTCCTCTCCCGCCTCGACGATTCCGGCAACCTCGTCCCGCGCTACACGCCGCCGCGCTGCCTGCTGGAACGTCAGGCGGTGGGCGGCTGCACCATCTGCCACGACGTCTGCCCGCACAACGCCATTCTGACCGGGCTGGTGGGCGTGGCCGTGCAGATTGACCCCGACGCCTGCACCGGCTGCGGCCTGTGCGTGCAGGCGTGTCCCACCGGAGCGCTGGAGTACGCGCTTCAGCCCACCCTGCAAAACGTGCGTGACCAGAAAGCCGAGGACGGCGCGGCAGCCGGGGAGGGCGAGGCCAGCCTGACCTGCCCGCAGAGCGGTGCGGGCGGCCCGCAGCTGCCCTGCCTGGGCCGCGTGACCCCGGCGGTGCTGTCGGCGGCGGGCGCGTGGGGCACCCCACTCACCCTGATTCACGGCGCGTGCGAGACCTGCCCGGTGGGTGCGCCGGACGTGCCGCAGCGGCTGGACGCGGTGGTGGCCGAGACCGGGAAACTCCGCGCCGCCACCGGCCAGCCCGCCCGCATCACCGTGCGCGCCGCCACCCCGGAAGACGCCGAGCGGGCCGTGCGCGTCTCGCGCCGGGGGGCTTTCGGGGCGCTGTTCCGGGCCGGCAAGGCGCAACTGGCCCAGAGCATTCCCGAGTCGCCGCTGCCCTTCGTGGACTGGTCCGAACCCGAGGAACGCACCCCCGAGGAATGGAAGTGGCGCCGGCTGGCCCTCAAGCCCGCGCCTGCCGCCGAGACGCCCATTCACTGGCCTGCGCCGGTGGTGGACGACACCTGCATCGACTGCCCGGTGTGCCACAACGTCTGCCCCACCGACGCCATCGACCGCCAGATTCAGGACGACGGCGGCGTGAGCCTGCTGCTGAACCTCAGCGCGTGCACCGGCTGCATGGCCTGCCTGCGTTCCTGTCCGCCCCAGGCGATTCACGAGCAGCCCGAATGGTTGCCCGCCGCCTTCGCCGGGCCGATTCTGCTGCGCGAGGGCGAGAGCGTGATGTAG